One Cololabis saira isolate AMF1-May2022 chromosome 12, fColSai1.1, whole genome shotgun sequence DNA window includes the following coding sequences:
- the rimkla gene encoding beta-citrylglutamate synthase B isoform X2, with amino-acid sequence MCSRVWFVTDRRISQEYPQVQILRALKERCVDEDVEFRSLLMDQIVLTISQGQLGLRVEQELVTSYPQVVVVRVPTPWVQSDSDITVLRHLEKMGCRLINRPQAILNCVNKFWTFQELAGHGVPLPDTFSYGKAVFLARDKHHLTDLCHLIRHDTPYLFQEYVKESHGRDVRVVLVGGRVIGSMLRCSTDGRMQSNCSLGGVGMMCPLSEQGKQLAIEVSNILGMDVCGIDLLQLNDGSFVVCEANANVGFIAFDQACGMDVAGIVADFALSMLPGRLTRKMSLLSVVSSTSETSSEPEVCIVPAGHTGGSLPEAVCNMSVGSTSSESDPELAEPSQLSPRQSTPPALPDLPDLSDQAYNFNTILANEIKLLTE; translated from the exons ATGTGTTCTCGGGTGTGGTTCGTGACGGACCGGCGCATCAGCCAGGAGTACCCTCAGGTCCAGATCCTGCGGGCTCTGAAGGAGCGCTGCGTCGACGAGGATGTGGAGTTCCGCTCCCTCCTCATGGATCAGATCGTGCTGACGATCAGCCAGGGCCAATTAG GTCTGCGAGTGGAGCAGGAGTTGGTGACGTCTTACCCACAGGTGGTGGTGGTGCGGGTTCCTACGCCCTGGGTGCAGTCTGACAGTGACATCACGGTGCTGCGCCACCTGGAGAAGATGGGCTGTCGGCTGATCAACCGGCCTCAGGCCATACTCAACTGCGTCAACAAGTTTTGGACCTTTCAGGAGCTCGCCGGCCACGGGGTTCCCCTTCCCGACACCTTCTCCTACG GAAAGGCTGTGTTCCTGGCGCGGGATAAACACCACCTGACGGATCTATGCCACCTGATCCGCCACGATACCCCCTACCTGTTTCAGGAGTACGTCAAGGAGTCGCATGGCCGCGACGTGCGCGTGGTCCTGGTGGGCGGCCGTGTCATCGGCTCCATGCTGCGCTGCTCCACTGACGGTCGCATGCAGAGCAACTGCTCCCTGG GTGGCGTGGGTATGATGTGTCCACTGAGCGAGCAGGGGAAGCAGCTGGCCATAGAGGTGTCCAACATCCTCGGCATGGATGTGTGCGGCATCGACCTGCTGCAGCTCAACGACGGCTCGTTTGTGGTTTGCGAGGCAAACGCCAACGTGGGCTTCATCGCCTTCGACCAGGCCTGCGGCATGGACGTAGCGGGGATCGTGGCGGACTTTGCCCTGTCCATGCTCCCCGGCCGCCTCACCCGTAAGATGTCGCTGCTGTCCGTCGTGTCCAGCACCAGCGAGACCAGCAGCGAGCCCGAGGTGTGCATCGTACCGGCGGGACATACCGGCGGCTCGCTGCCCGAGGCCGTCTGCAACATGAGTGTGGGTTCCACTTCCAGCGAGAGCGACCCGGAGCTGGCGGAGCCCTCCCAGTTGTCTCCCCGCCAGTCCACACCCCCGGCCTTGCCCGATCTCCCTGACCTCTCTGATCAAGCGTACAACTTCAACACGATCCTGGCCAATGAGATCAAGCTATTGACTGAGTGA
- the rimkla gene encoding beta-citrylglutamate synthase B isoform X1, with translation MCSRVWFVTDRRISQEYPQVQILRALKERCVDEDVEFRSLLMDQIVLTISQGQLGLRVEQELVTSYPQVVVVRVPTPWVQSDSDITVLRHLEKMGCRLINRPQAILNCVNKFWTFQELAGHGVPLPDTFSYGGHDNFRKMIDEAEPLGYPVVVKNARGHRGKAVFLARDKHHLTDLCHLIRHDTPYLFQEYVKESHGRDVRVVLVGGRVIGSMLRCSTDGRMQSNCSLGGVGMMCPLSEQGKQLAIEVSNILGMDVCGIDLLQLNDGSFVVCEANANVGFIAFDQACGMDVAGIVADFALSMLPGRLTRKMSLLSVVSSTSETSSEPEVCIVPAGHTGGSLPEAVCNMSVGSTSSESDPELAEPSQLSPRQSTPPALPDLPDLSDQAYNFNTILANEIKLLTE, from the exons ATGTGTTCTCGGGTGTGGTTCGTGACGGACCGGCGCATCAGCCAGGAGTACCCTCAGGTCCAGATCCTGCGGGCTCTGAAGGAGCGCTGCGTCGACGAGGATGTGGAGTTCCGCTCCCTCCTCATGGATCAGATCGTGCTGACGATCAGCCAGGGCCAATTAG GTCTGCGAGTGGAGCAGGAGTTGGTGACGTCTTACCCACAGGTGGTGGTGGTGCGGGTTCCTACGCCCTGGGTGCAGTCTGACAGTGACATCACGGTGCTGCGCCACCTGGAGAAGATGGGCTGTCGGCTGATCAACCGGCCTCAGGCCATACTCAACTGCGTCAACAAGTTTTGGACCTTTCAGGAGCTCGCCGGCCACGGGGTTCCCCTTCCCGACACCTTCTCCTACG GGGGACATGACAACTTCCGTAAGATGATTGACGAGGCGGAGCCGCTGGGCTACCCGGTAGTGGTGAAGAATGCGCGTGGCCACAGAG GAAAGGCTGTGTTCCTGGCGCGGGATAAACACCACCTGACGGATCTATGCCACCTGATCCGCCACGATACCCCCTACCTGTTTCAGGAGTACGTCAAGGAGTCGCATGGCCGCGACGTGCGCGTGGTCCTGGTGGGCGGCCGTGTCATCGGCTCCATGCTGCGCTGCTCCACTGACGGTCGCATGCAGAGCAACTGCTCCCTGG GTGGCGTGGGTATGATGTGTCCACTGAGCGAGCAGGGGAAGCAGCTGGCCATAGAGGTGTCCAACATCCTCGGCATGGATGTGTGCGGCATCGACCTGCTGCAGCTCAACGACGGCTCGTTTGTGGTTTGCGAGGCAAACGCCAACGTGGGCTTCATCGCCTTCGACCAGGCCTGCGGCATGGACGTAGCGGGGATCGTGGCGGACTTTGCCCTGTCCATGCTCCCCGGCCGCCTCACCCGTAAGATGTCGCTGCTGTCCGTCGTGTCCAGCACCAGCGAGACCAGCAGCGAGCCCGAGGTGTGCATCGTACCGGCGGGACATACCGGCGGCTCGCTGCCCGAGGCCGTCTGCAACATGAGTGTGGGTTCCACTTCCAGCGAGAGCGACCCGGAGCTGGCGGAGCCCTCCCAGTTGTCTCCCCGCCAGTCCACACCCCCGGCCTTGCCCGATCTCCCTGACCTCTCTGATCAAGCGTACAACTTCAACACGATCCTGGCCAATGAGATCAAGCTATTGACTGAGTGA